A window from Opitutia bacterium ISCC 52 encodes these proteins:
- a CDS encoding DNA alkylation repair protein: MNNSLKDIQSYIRELANPTIAEHSARFFKSGPGEYAEGDLCLGVRVPVIRQIAKQFAQAELQVVFKLLESMYHEERLLALIMMGNRCKKAPDSAEHKVIYDHYLANTQYVNNWDLVDCSAHYIVGRYLLHRSRKPLYKLAKSSLLWDRRISMITTWIFIREDETEDVLKLAEIYLNDEHDLMHKAVGWMLREMGKRHPAAETAFLDQHYKTMPRTMLRYAIEKYPEKDRQAYLKGLR, encoded by the coding sequence ATGAACAACTCCCTTAAAGACATTCAGTCCTACATTCGCGAACTGGCCAACCCAACCATTGCCGAGCATTCGGCACGTTTCTTCAAATCCGGGCCCGGAGAATACGCAGAAGGAGATCTTTGTCTGGGCGTTCGGGTGCCTGTCATTCGCCAAATCGCCAAGCAGTTCGCTCAAGCTGAACTCCAGGTTGTCTTCAAATTACTCGAATCTATGTATCACGAGGAACGTCTGCTTGCCTTGATCATGATGGGCAACCGATGCAAGAAAGCCCCCGATTCGGCAGAACACAAAGTCATCTACGACCACTACTTGGCGAACACCCAATATGTAAATAACTGGGATCTGGTTGATTGTTCCGCACACTACATCGTAGGCCGGTACTTACTCCACCGGAGCCGAAAGCCGCTCTATAAACTGGCCAAGTCCTCCCTGCTCTGGGATCGCCGCATATCCATGATCACGACCTGGATCTTTATCCGGGAAGATGAGACCGAGGATGTCCTGAAGCTGGCCGAAATATACCTGAACGACGAACACGACCTGATGCACAAGGCCGTGGGTTGGATGCTTCGTGAAATGGGAAAACGACATCCCGCCGCAGAAACTGCATTCCTGGATCAACATTACAAAACAATGCCCCGGACCATGCTTCGTTACGCGATCGAAAAATACCCGGAAAAGGATCGCCAAGCCTACCTCAAAGGCTTGCGATAA
- a CDS encoding esterase family protein — protein sequence MKNALLLLFASTVLLSSTHAQSGRESSFIQWNHEEPRDRDLPVPDYYLHKTFQSKAAGQEVGYCIYLPPDYDANTGKQYPVIYNLHGNGGSEWNRGQECTVLHEGILSGKWPPMIMVFPNGGKTTFYKDSYDGELPIETMFIKELIPHIDSTYRTIARRGGRAIEGFSMGGRGSTRLVMKYPEMFCSLFCQAGNVPRLADWYHESTADAYPRYYLGPEKRAYIENDAFLLLEKNLKAIKQVRILIACGTQDDTHIVTIRDFHQALLDAGVDHTYWELEGLAHNRKKFIELLSPILYDYHVESFRRAQAID from the coding sequence ATGAAAAACGCCCTTCTTCTTCTGTTCGCATCCACCGTTCTATTATCTTCCACGCACGCGCAATCCGGTCGGGAGAGCTCATTTATCCAATGGAATCACGAAGAGCCAAGAGACCGTGATCTGCCTGTCCCGGACTACTACCTTCACAAGACCTTCCAATCGAAAGCGGCTGGTCAGGAAGTTGGATACTGCATTTACCTGCCTCCCGACTATGACGCAAACACCGGTAAACAGTACCCCGTCATATACAACCTTCATGGTAACGGCGGAAGTGAATGGAACCGCGGACAGGAATGCACCGTACTTCACGAAGGTATTCTTTCGGGGAAATGGCCGCCAATGATCATGGTCTTTCCCAACGGAGGCAAAACGACCTTCTATAAAGATTCTTACGATGGCGAACTCCCCATCGAGACGATGTTCATCAAAGAATTAATTCCCCACATTGATTCGACCTACAGAACGATTGCACGCCGCGGAGGTCGAGCCATCGAGGGGTTTTCCATGGGAGGAAGAGGCTCTACCCGGCTGGTGATGAAGTACCCCGAGATGTTCTGCTCGCTATTTTGCCAGGCTGGGAACGTTCCTCGCCTGGCCGATTGGTACCACGAAAGTACAGCCGACGCCTACCCCAGGTATTACCTCGGACCCGAAAAGCGGGCCTACATTGAAAACGATGCTTTCCTGTTACTGGAGAAGAACCTCAAAGCAATAAAGCAAGTACGTATTCTCATCGCTTGTGGCACGCAGGATGACACGCACATCGTCACGATTCGGGACTTTCATCAGGCACTACTAGACGCGGGTGTAGATCACACGTATTGGGAACTGGAGGGCTTGGCCCACAACCGGAAGAAGTTCATCGAACTGCTCTCCCCCATCCTCTACGACTACCATGTAGAATCATTCAGACGGGCCCAAGCGATCGACTGA
- a CDS encoding phosphate ABC transporter substrate-binding protein translates to MRRLKKYGVLLGLVGITTGAFAAPSPKSSLKSYEPISGISGNLTTVGSDTLNNLMTLWAESFRAYYPNVNIQVEGKGSSTVPPALIEGTAQFGPMSRAMKSGEIDAFEKEYGYKPTKIGVAIDALAIFVHKDNPIDGLTMRQVDSIFSNTFKTGGSPIWTWGDVGLKGDWYDRSVSLYGRNSASGTYGYFKQVALRKGDYRESVKEQPGSSAVVQGISADVYGLGYSGIGYHTSGVKPLRLGVSELSMFEPTFENCISGDYPLARLLYIYINKKPNQSVDMLTREFLKFILSKEGQTVVVKDGYFPLPPEIVDDMISIVEE, encoded by the coding sequence GTGCGTAGATTAAAAAAATATGGTGTGCTACTTGGACTCGTGGGAATAACTACGGGTGCCTTCGCTGCGCCATCCCCAAAGTCATCCCTCAAAAGCTACGAACCCATTTCAGGTATTTCCGGCAACCTGACCACGGTGGGCTCTGACACCTTGAACAACTTGATGACGTTGTGGGCAGAGTCCTTTCGGGCCTACTACCCCAATGTTAATATTCAGGTAGAGGGCAAAGGCTCCTCTACCGTTCCGCCAGCATTAATTGAGGGCACCGCTCAATTTGGGCCCATGAGTCGGGCAATGAAGTCGGGGGAAATCGACGCATTCGAAAAGGAGTACGGGTACAAACCCACCAAGATCGGTGTAGCGATCGATGCACTAGCAATTTTCGTGCACAAGGACAACCCCATCGATGGACTGACGATGAGACAGGTGGACAGCATATTCTCCAACACCTTCAAGACAGGAGGATCACCCATCTGGACCTGGGGAGACGTCGGTCTGAAAGGAGATTGGTATGACCGCTCGGTTAGTCTTTATGGAAGAAATAGCGCTTCCGGAACATACGGTTATTTCAAACAGGTGGCACTCAGGAAAGGCGACTACCGGGAAAGCGTAAAAGAGCAGCCGGGATCTTCGGCCGTGGTTCAGGGTATATCGGCCGACGTTTATGGCCTCGGGTATTCTGGAATTGGATACCACACATCAGGAGTAAAGCCTCTGAGACTCGGAGTCTCCGAACTCTCGATGTTTGAACCTACCTTTGAAAACTGTATCAGCGGTGACTATCCCCTCGCCCGCCTACTGTATATTTACATTAACAAAAAGCCGAATCAATCGGTCGATATGCTGACACGAGAGTTCCTCAAATTCATACTCTCCAAAGAAGGACAAACAGTCGTGGTAAAAGACGGCTACTTCCCTCTTCCACCTGAAATTGTGGATGATATGATTTCGATCGTAGAAGAGTAA
- a CDS encoding ABC transporter permease subunit yields MKHKYQAFKVPKRFRVQSKTLWFDHFMNYFIVVGGAAVIAAVLGIFVFIFMQILPLFRGANLRPLAEYKVTEKTEDLHAFDMDEWAELPVVIHKDGTLRYVDISGDRGTIEYAAVFGENQTIAALSYNSLKRILVASNDSGQFAFANLGYRSEFDEQGNRTIHPVIEASDWYPLAADGESIQAIDYGDGDSNKMAAAICEDESGNKRIRVATLNQRRSLFGGGGEISIGLTFELSEAIQAEVKSIDVSPNGDLLLITANDGELILFVYEDGGLEQRQRFHPFSAGQDTTLAKAEFLLGDTSLSIVGSNGENVIHSLSLDSGLGKRVFSKTKEMKPLPGEVIHYYPGVRNKSFLLTTQHHASLRYSTTEDIRWKEDFDFEITEGIIGEKYDRIALLDTAGMLHVFLLDDPHPQAGFNAFFGKIHYEGQAQADYVWQSTGGTDDFEPKLSLIPLIIGTLKGTFYAMLFAIPIALLAALYTSQFLDPKLRDFVKPTMEIMASLPSVVLGFVAALWLAPLVDTRIPSLMLIVLVVPTATLIFAWFWSKLPKQFRLRIPSGLEFIILTPILLIVCYFCWNLGPVFERIFFIVTNPTTGERVADFRLWWPEFTGATYTQRNSLIVGFMIGFAVIPIIFTIAEDAMSNVPPAIRSGSLALGASRWQTAINIVLPTASPGIFSSVMIGFGRAVGETMIVVMATGNTPLKDFNIFSGMRTLSANIAVELPEAPYHGTLYRTLFLGALVLFVMTFVVNTVAEVLRDQLKDRYKTGE; encoded by the coding sequence ATGAAACATAAGTACCAAGCCTTCAAAGTCCCAAAACGCTTTCGCGTACAAAGCAAAACGCTTTGGTTCGACCACTTCATGAACTACTTCATTGTAGTAGGCGGAGCCGCCGTCATTGCGGCGGTATTGGGCATATTCGTCTTTATCTTCATGCAGATCCTCCCTTTGTTTCGGGGCGCCAACCTCCGTCCATTGGCAGAATACAAAGTGACTGAGAAGACTGAAGACCTGCACGCATTCGATATGGACGAATGGGCTGAATTGCCGGTCGTCATTCACAAGGATGGAACCCTACGCTACGTCGATATCAGCGGTGACCGGGGCACCATCGAATACGCAGCTGTGTTTGGTGAAAACCAAACGATAGCTGCACTTAGCTACAACAGCCTCAAACGCATCCTGGTCGCATCCAACGATTCAGGCCAATTCGCATTTGCAAACCTGGGCTACCGATCAGAGTTTGATGAGCAGGGCAACCGAACCATTCATCCCGTAATTGAAGCCTCCGATTGGTATCCGTTGGCCGCTGACGGGGAATCGATCCAGGCCATCGATTACGGCGATGGGGATTCCAATAAAATGGCAGCAGCAATTTGTGAAGACGAATCGGGGAACAAACGGATACGAGTAGCCACGCTCAACCAACGAAGGTCACTCTTTGGAGGAGGGGGAGAAATATCAATCGGCCTTACTTTCGAGCTATCTGAAGCTATTCAAGCGGAGGTAAAGTCCATTGATGTAAGTCCCAATGGAGATCTCCTCTTAATAACGGCCAACGACGGAGAATTGATTTTATTTGTTTATGAAGATGGTGGCCTTGAGCAGCGGCAGCGTTTCCACCCATTTTCAGCTGGCCAAGATACCACTCTAGCAAAAGCGGAATTCTTACTCGGGGACACGTCCCTGAGTATCGTGGGAAGCAACGGTGAAAATGTGATTCACAGCCTCTCACTCGATTCAGGATTAGGCAAACGGGTGTTTTCAAAGACCAAGGAAATGAAACCGCTTCCAGGTGAGGTAATCCACTACTACCCTGGTGTCAGAAACAAAAGTTTTTTACTGACCACCCAGCACCATGCATCCCTCCGATACAGCACGACAGAAGACATCCGCTGGAAAGAGGACTTTGATTTTGAAATAACGGAAGGAATCATTGGCGAAAAATACGATCGTATCGCACTGCTGGACACAGCTGGAATGCTTCATGTTTTTCTACTGGATGACCCCCATCCTCAGGCCGGTTTCAACGCCTTCTTTGGAAAGATCCATTACGAAGGTCAGGCACAGGCCGACTATGTATGGCAATCCACGGGCGGCACTGATGACTTTGAACCGAAGCTCTCACTGATCCCCCTGATCATTGGTACTTTAAAAGGCACCTTTTACGCCATGCTTTTCGCGATACCGATCGCTCTGCTGGCGGCACTCTATACCTCCCAATTCCTTGACCCTAAATTACGCGACTTCGTCAAACCCACGATGGAAATCATGGCGTCGCTTCCTTCGGTCGTGCTTGGGTTTGTCGCGGCGCTTTGGTTAGCTCCGTTGGTGGATACTCGCATACCGTCGCTCATGCTTATCGTCCTGGTTGTGCCAACTGCGACGCTTATATTTGCTTGGTTTTGGTCAAAGCTCCCAAAGCAGTTTCGACTCCGCATACCATCTGGCCTGGAATTCATCATACTCACGCCGATCCTTCTGATAGTCTGCTATTTCTGCTGGAATCTTGGGCCCGTTTTCGAACGTATTTTCTTTATCGTGACCAATCCGACCACCGGAGAACGGGTCGCAGATTTCCGGCTCTGGTGGCCTGAATTCACTGGCGCCACCTATACGCAACGCAATTCGCTGATCGTGGGATTCATGATCGGTTTTGCCGTCATTCCTATTATTTTCACGATCGCGGAAGACGCGATGAGCAACGTGCCACCAGCCATACGATCCGGTTCTCTTGCCTTGGGAGCGAGTCGCTGGCAAACGGCCATTAACATCGTGCTGCCGACGGCTTCTCCGGGAATCTTTTCCTCTGTCATGATCGGCTTCGGCCGAGCCGTTGGAGAAACAATGATCGTTGTAATGGCGACGGGAAATACTCCGCTGAAAGATTTTAATATTTTCAGTGGTATGCGCACCCTATCTGCCAACATTGCTGTCGAACTACCCGAAGCCCCATACCACGGAACCCTCTACCGAACACTCTTCCTGGGCGCTCTAGTCCTGTTCGTCATGACCTTTGTGGTAAATACCGTAGCGGAAGTGCTGCGCGATCAACTCAAGGATCGCTACAAAACCGGCGAATAA
- the pstA gene encoding phosphate ABC transporter permease PstA, translating into MNTFAKKEKSSFPDEIAVWFSSLGLCLGLVMILGLLSVIAYNGITVFWPKRVAEIQLSSESVEDFSGREKAAGIIVSKQVVTNDRSLDTAIAPREEWQLFLGNKDVFGFSYKFFNRSEIHSVSYPEHVAVLERSEYGNAIVYPEHITTEEGETIEVDAEAFDEKLLEVVEICKQRRLDIRHLEQVEIGAINRKLEALRLSELKITLKSKMDERDSRALDNIKEERATLQSSFQVIAREARALRAIQDKSRLKYRLASGEEGEISGGDIFHLYFPNRLGFFGQCSIFFVQIREFLTTEPREANTEGGVFPAIFGTFVMTLIMSLAVVPFGVLAAIYLREYASDGFFVRSVRIAINNLAGVPSIVFGVFGLGFFVYFVGGSIDQLFYSLRLPTPTFGTGGIFWASLTLAIMTVPVVIVATEEALSSVSQGVRESSQACGASKWQTIQRIILPASAPGILTGMILAMARGAGEVAPLMMVGVVKVAPSLPIDGQFPFVHLERKFMHLGFHIYDLGFQSPDSEAALPMVFATTLLLIVLIVFLNFAAILLRNRLRRKYKTSTF; encoded by the coding sequence ATGAACACCTTCGCAAAAAAAGAGAAATCAAGCTTCCCGGACGAGATTGCCGTCTGGTTTTCTTCTCTTGGTCTCTGCCTGGGTCTTGTAATGATTTTGGGGCTACTTTCAGTTATCGCTTACAACGGCATCACTGTATTCTGGCCGAAGCGCGTGGCGGAAATTCAGCTATCGTCCGAAAGTGTCGAGGACTTTTCCGGTCGAGAAAAAGCGGCGGGTATCATCGTATCCAAACAAGTAGTGACCAATGATCGCTCGCTGGATACCGCCATCGCTCCGCGAGAAGAGTGGCAGCTCTTTCTGGGAAACAAAGATGTATTCGGATTCTCATACAAATTCTTTAATCGGTCAGAAATACATTCAGTTAGCTATCCGGAACATGTCGCAGTACTGGAAAGGTCGGAGTACGGCAATGCAATCGTATACCCCGAACATATAACGACCGAGGAAGGTGAAACCATCGAAGTGGACGCGGAAGCGTTCGATGAAAAGCTTTTGGAAGTGGTAGAGATATGTAAGCAACGGCGCCTCGACATAAGGCACCTGGAACAAGTCGAAATTGGCGCTATTAATCGCAAGCTGGAAGCGCTTCGTTTATCGGAACTCAAGATTACCCTAAAATCAAAGATGGATGAACGCGATTCAAGGGCTCTTGACAACATCAAAGAAGAGCGAGCGACCCTGCAGTCTTCATTTCAAGTGATCGCAAGAGAAGCTCGGGCTCTACGTGCAATTCAGGACAAGTCCCGATTGAAATACCGACTGGCCTCAGGTGAGGAAGGTGAAATTTCCGGAGGAGACATATTCCATCTCTACTTTCCTAATCGCCTGGGTTTCTTTGGCCAATGCTCGATCTTCTTTGTACAGATACGGGAGTTTCTCACAACCGAACCCAGAGAAGCGAATACGGAGGGCGGCGTCTTTCCTGCTATTTTCGGAACCTTTGTAATGACGCTAATTATGAGCTTGGCGGTCGTCCCATTCGGTGTTCTGGCAGCCATTTATCTACGCGAGTATGCAAGTGATGGTTTCTTTGTGCGATCAGTCAGGATTGCTATTAATAATCTGGCTGGTGTGCCATCCATCGTATTTGGCGTATTTGGCCTGGGTTTCTTTGTCTACTTCGTCGGTGGTAGCATCGATCAACTTTTCTATTCTCTTCGACTTCCGACGCCAACCTTCGGAACAGGAGGAATTTTCTGGGCCTCATTGACCCTGGCCATCATGACGGTCCCCGTAGTTATCGTTGCTACAGAAGAGGCGCTCTCTTCTGTGTCGCAAGGCGTCCGCGAAAGCTCCCAAGCCTGCGGAGCATCCAAGTGGCAAACGATTCAGCGTATCATTCTCCCGGCCAGTGCACCGGGTATACTGACAGGTATGATACTGGCTATGGCTCGAGGAGCTGGAGAAGTAGCCCCCTTAATGATGGTCGGAGTAGTCAAGGTGGCGCCGAGCCTGCCTATTGATGGCCAATTTCCTTTCGTGCATCTGGAGCGAAAGTTCATGCACCTCGGTTTTCACATCTATGACCTGGGGTTCCAGTCTCCCGATTCTGAAGCTGCCTTGCCCATGGTATTTGCCACCACCCTTTTACTAATTGTTCTGATTGTCTTCCTGAACTTTGCAGCCATTCTTCTTAGGAATCGCTTAAGAAGAAAGTACAAGACCTCGACTTTCTGA
- the pstB gene encoding phosphate ABC transporter ATP-binding protein, whose translation MEPQTTTDSPKSTSQKPAENQTIQADYISLKKYNFWYGKNKVLHNLNFAMPQNKVTAFIGPSGCGKSTLLRSFNRMNDLVKESHHKGDITIDGHSIFDPLVEVISLRKRIGMVFQQSNPFPKSIYENVVYSLRVAGKNKKSLLDEVAERSLRAAALWSEVKNRLGESALNLSGGQMQRLCIARAIANEPEVILMDEPCSALDPIATAKVEELINILKAKYTIVIVTHNMQQAARVSDKTAFFFEGKLIELDDTKEIFLNPKNEQTEAYVTGRFG comes from the coding sequence ATGGAACCACAAACCACAACAGATTCACCGAAATCAACCTCTCAGAAGCCTGCGGAAAATCAAACGATCCAGGCCGACTATATTTCACTGAAGAAATACAACTTCTGGTACGGTAAGAATAAGGTCCTGCACAACCTGAATTTCGCCATGCCGCAAAATAAGGTCACCGCCTTCATTGGCCCCTCAGGTTGCGGGAAATCGACTCTCCTTCGTTCATTCAATCGTATGAACGATTTGGTTAAGGAATCGCATCATAAAGGGGATATCACCATCGATGGTCACAGCATTTTTGATCCACTGGTAGAAGTCATCTCTCTGAGAAAACGAATAGGCATGGTGTTTCAGCAATCCAACCCGTTTCCGAAATCGATCTACGAGAATGTGGTCTACAGCTTGCGTGTTGCCGGAAAGAACAAGAAATCTCTCCTGGACGAAGTTGCCGAACGCAGTTTGAGAGCAGCAGCCTTGTGGAGTGAAGTGAAAAATCGACTGGGTGAAAGTGCGCTCAATTTGTCAGGCGGTCAGATGCAAAGACTCTGTATTGCGCGGGCAATAGCTAATGAACCTGAAGTTATCCTCATGGATGAACCTTGCTCCGCGCTCGATCCCATCGCGACGGCAAAAGTAGAGGAACTCATCAACATTCTAAAAGCGAAGTACACGATCGTAATTGTGACGCACAATATGCAACAAGCAGCACGAGTTTCAGACAAAACAGCTTTCTTTTTTGAAGGAAAGTTGATTGAATTGGATGATACTAAGGAAATTTTTCTGAATCCAAAGAATGAGCAGACTGAGGCGTATGTCACCGGTCGCTTTGGATAG
- the phoU gene encoding phosphate signaling complex protein PhoU codes for MERFFEKNLDDLRVNLNRMAELAYANVNTAVQALIDRDTVLAQQTIQADEEIDELNKWVDHHVVEHISLCSPVASDVRMLYTTIKGSRDLERTGDEATTIAKRALKIIRTGYSGDLFEIPVLCTQASNLINEAMGCFLKADLEIAMGLKAKDREVDKLYKRIDQQISKKISDGTLDPKDAPALIDLMFIAKSLEHVGDHAVNITMEVIFYLTGRDVRHLEEVKRD; via the coding sequence ATGGAACGTTTTTTTGAGAAGAACCTAGACGATTTGCGGGTCAATTTGAACCGCATGGCGGAGCTTGCTTATGCAAACGTAAACACGGCGGTTCAAGCATTGATCGATCGCGACACGGTGTTGGCACAACAGACAATTCAGGCCGACGAAGAAATCGATGAATTGAACAAGTGGGTTGATCATCACGTCGTCGAACACATCTCCCTCTGCTCACCGGTGGCATCCGATGTGAGAATGCTTTATACAACTATCAAAGGTTCCCGCGATTTGGAACGTACCGGTGATGAAGCCACAACGATCGCCAAACGCGCTCTTAAAATTATTCGTACTGGTTATTCGGGAGACTTGTTTGAAATCCCCGTCCTATGCACCCAAGCCAGCAACTTGATTAACGAAGCCATGGGTTGCTTTCTCAAAGCAGATCTCGAGATCGCCATGGGTTTAAAGGCCAAGGATCGAGAGGTGGACAAGTTATACAAGCGTATAGACCAACAGATCAGTAAAAAGATCTCAGATGGGACGCTGGATCCCAAAGACGCTCCGGCTTTGATTGACCTCATGTTTATTGCAAAGTCGCTGGAACACGTGGGAGACCATGCCGTCAATATCACCATGGAAGTCATCTTCTACCTGACAGGAAGGGACGTTCGTCACCTCGAAGAGGTTAAGCGGGATTAG
- a CDS encoding cell division FtsZ family protein, translated as MDSQNLFESSIRIKVIGAGGAGNNAVDRIRMDMENLEGLSLACVNTDLKTLSDSPVGETHLIGRNLTRGLGTGGDSELGRKAADSDLEIITRMVDGFELIFIVASLGGGTGAGISPVIAEVAKERGALVIAFVNMPFTFEGERRFKSAENALKELRATADAVIPLPNDMLLQEESAQDSVLGAFSKADEWITRGVKSIWAILLKSGLINVDISSLREVFSIRGAKTLFGFGVGQGPNFIQDALDDLVICPLLHVPDFSKRADNLLVNIVGGTDLSMSQVNEIMNFVTEKFGSRENTVLGAVIDEGKTNTVEICVMGTTDMGGNFRGVQPAAHKAPAPREKPEPVRKPVTTSRSLRNPVSAGDARKKGQLELIPNIQQELIFEGMEEHRGFFEETGRNEHEGFDLDVPTYLRRGIRVVLN; from the coding sequence ATGGACTCTCAAAATCTATTTGAAAGCAGTATCCGGATAAAAGTTATCGGGGCCGGCGGTGCTGGTAACAATGCGGTTGATCGTATCCGGATGGATATGGAGAACCTGGAAGGTCTGAGCTTGGCTTGTGTTAATACGGACCTGAAAACCCTTTCTGATTCCCCGGTTGGAGAAACGCACTTGATTGGAAGAAACCTGACTCGGGGACTTGGCACAGGCGGTGATTCTGAGTTGGGCCGTAAGGCTGCCGACTCGGATCTTGAAATCATCACACGTATGGTCGATGGTTTTGAGCTCATCTTTATCGTCGCAAGTCTTGGTGGTGGAACAGGGGCCGGTATTTCTCCAGTCATCGCCGAAGTAGCCAAGGAACGAGGTGCATTGGTAATCGCTTTCGTAAACATGCCATTCACCTTCGAAGGAGAGCGTCGTTTTAAATCTGCTGAAAATGCTTTAAAAGAATTACGTGCAACCGCCGACGCGGTTATTCCGTTGCCCAATGATATGCTCTTACAGGAGGAGTCGGCTCAGGATTCAGTTCTGGGAGCCTTTTCGAAAGCGGATGAGTGGATTACCCGAGGAGTGAAGTCTATTTGGGCCATCTTGCTGAAGTCTGGCCTCATCAATGTAGATATTTCTTCCCTGCGTGAAGTCTTCAGCATTCGAGGTGCGAAGACCTTGTTTGGGTTTGGAGTCGGGCAGGGCCCCAACTTTATTCAGGATGCGCTCGACGACCTGGTCATTTGCCCCTTGTTACACGTTCCAGATTTCTCAAAACGGGCGGATAATCTGCTGGTGAATATCGTAGGGGGGACCGACCTCTCGATGTCTCAAGTGAATGAGATTATGAATTTTGTGACCGAGAAGTTTGGCAGTCGGGAAAATACCGTTCTTGGCGCAGTGATTGACGAAGGAAAAACCAACACGGTCGAAATCTGCGTCATGGGAACCACCGACATGGGTGGGAATTTTCGGGGAGTTCAACCAGCGGCTCACAAGGCGCCTGCTCCGCGGGAAAAGCCAGAGCCCGTTAGAAAGCCGGTTACGACTTCACGATCTCTCAGGAATCCAGTTTCAGCGGGGGATGCGCGGAAGAAGGGCCAATTGGAACTTATTCCAAATATCCAACAGGAGCTCATTTTCGAAGGCATGGAAGAGCACCGTGGTTTTTTCGAAGAGACGGGTCGTAATGAGCATGAGGGGTTCGACCTGGATGTGCCGACCTACCTGAGGCGGGGAATACGTGTGGTTTTGAACTAG
- the ftsA gene encoding cell division protein FtsA, which produces MNSKIIGAVEIGTSKVVVLVGEIVNEKTLNIVGMGVSSSRGVKKGEIIDFNAASDCTHAAIMAAEESAGVRVEAVYLAQSGMHLETFYNDAEVTVKSSDNLVQRADIRRLLTEAKSKQLPEDRAIIHHIRAGFLLDGELVDDPEHLEGHKLGVGYWNIHGSVKKMSDSIHIINGFGLQVEDLIVSSLASGKMVTTDEERQSGVLVIDIGSGSTDYVLFKNGYVVHTGVIAVGGDHITNDLSIGLRTNAKLAEMLKVKNGKATLEPRSKNDKVMLIGDLTIGDRSISRGGVCQIINARVDELFKLIRADKHVAEYCSSREISSVVLTGGTSKLKDIEKLGEKVFGLPVTQGENPSWVASDLAGPDFSTALGLLYFGFSYKDDSRFSEKSRSTRLIKGFKQLLGFGA; this is translated from the coding sequence GTGAACTCCAAAATCATCGGAGCTGTCGAGATCGGTACTAGTAAAGTCGTCGTCCTTGTTGGCGAGATTGTTAACGAAAAAACGCTGAATATTGTTGGCATGGGAGTCTCTTCCAGTCGCGGTGTTAAGAAAGGCGAAATTATCGATTTCAATGCGGCTAGTGACTGTACTCACGCAGCCATAATGGCAGCAGAAGAAAGCGCTGGTGTGCGGGTGGAGGCGGTTTACCTCGCCCAATCCGGAATGCACCTCGAGACCTTCTACAACGACGCGGAGGTTACCGTTAAATCCTCCGACAATTTAGTCCAACGAGCTGATATTCGGCGATTACTCACAGAAGCTAAGAGTAAGCAACTTCCTGAAGACCGGGCAATTATTCACCACATTCGAGCTGGATTCTTGCTCGATGGCGAATTGGTGGACGATCCCGAGCATTTGGAAGGCCACAAGTTAGGGGTGGGTTACTGGAATATTCACGGTTCGGTGAAGAAAATGAGTGATTCCATTCACATCATCAACGGATTTGGCCTCCAGGTGGAAGACCTGATTGTGAGTAGTCTTGCTTCGGGTAAAATGGTTACGACCGATGAGGAACGCCAAAGTGGTGTATTAGTAATCGATATCGGAAGCGGGAGCACTGATTACGTGTTATTTAAAAATGGATACGTGGTCCATACCGGGGTTATTGCCGTCGGGGGGGATCATATTACCAACGATTTAAGCATCGGCCTACGGACGAACGCAAAATTGGCCGAGATGCTGAAAGTCAAGAACGGCAAAGCCACTCTCGAGCCCAGATCGAAGAATGACAAGGTGATGCTTATAGGTGATTTGACTATCGGCGACCGTTCCATTTCTCGCGGCGGGGTCTGTCAGATCATTAATGCGCGGGTGGATGAGCTGTTTAAGCTAATCCGAGCTGACAAGCATGTTGCTGAGTATTGCTCCAGCCGCGAAATCTCGTCGGTTGTTTTGACGGGTGGAACCTCAAAACTAAAGGATATCGAAAAACTTGGCGAAAAGGTGTTCGGCCTTCCTGTGACTCAGGGGGAGAATCCTTCATGGGTCGCATCTGATCTTGCAGGACCGGATTTCAGCACGGCGCTCGGCCTCCTTTACTTTGGATTCAGTTACAAGGATGATTCGCGCTTCTCCGAGAAGAGTCGGAGTACGCGATTGATCAAAGGCTTTAAACAACTCTTAGGATTTGGCGCGTAA